One genomic region from Metallosphaera tengchongensis encodes:
- the hpaD gene encoding 3,4-dihydroxyphenylacetate 2,3-dioxygenase has translation MIDILRVSHVVYRVTNLEASLRFYRDLLGFVETERNGDEAYLRGVEEGQHHSLVLKRASSPGLSYAALRVRRPEVLDQARNVFDEMGIRYRRHKERGVEDAVLFEDPQGIPIMLYYDMEYVENIRLRFHLHRGVSPVRLDHINFMVKDLNAEIEFYTKIFGFTETENFLDKEGNKMVSWMTKIGHSHEIAVARSSKNVPGFHHATFYVHEVRDILRAADLVSSAQLWDSLERGPGRHGVTQGFYVYLRDPDRNRLEFFTGDYLVLDPDKWKPISWTWDQLKYRADFWGKDVPESWLKEWVPVEDITGKLRGWNS, from the coding sequence ATGATAGACATACTTAGGGTTTCCCACGTCGTTTACAGAGTGACCAATTTAGAGGCTTCACTTCGTTTTTATAGGGATCTCTTGGGATTCGTAGAGACAGAGAGGAACGGGGACGAAGCTTACCTCAGGGGAGTGGAGGAGGGGCAGCACCACAGTCTTGTGCTTAAGAGGGCGAGCTCCCCAGGTCTCTCTTACGCAGCCCTTAGGGTTAGGAGACCAGAGGTCCTGGATCAGGCCAGGAACGTGTTTGACGAGATGGGGATTAGGTATAGGAGGCATAAGGAAAGGGGGGTCGAGGACGCTGTACTATTTGAGGATCCTCAGGGAATTCCCATCATGCTTTACTACGACATGGAGTACGTTGAGAACATCAGGCTTAGGTTTCATCTTCATAGGGGAGTTTCCCCAGTCAGGTTGGATCATATAAACTTCATGGTCAAGGACCTGAACGCCGAGATCGAGTTCTACACGAAGATCTTTGGGTTCACGGAGACCGAGAACTTCCTGGATAAGGAGGGCAACAAAATGGTGTCTTGGATGACAAAGATCGGCCATTCACACGAAATTGCAGTAGCCAGGAGCTCCAAGAACGTTCCAGGATTTCACCACGCGACGTTCTACGTTCACGAGGTTAGGGATATACTCAGGGCTGCGGACTTAGTCTCCTCAGCCCAACTCTGGGACAGCTTAGAGAGGGGACCTGGGAGGCACGGAGTGACTCAAGGCTTCTACGTGTATCTGAGAGACCCTGATAGGAATAGGCTCGAGTTCTTCACTGGAGACTACTTGGTCCTCGACCCAGATAAGTGGAAGCCAATCTCTTGGACCTGGGATCAGCTTAAGTACAGGGCCGACTTCTGGGGAAAGGACGTCCCCGAGTCCTGGTTGAAGGAGTGGGTTCCCGTGGAGGACATCACGGGTAAATTAAGGGGGTGGAATTCTTGA
- a CDS encoding 4-hydroxyphenylacetate 3-hydroxylase family protein → MIRKGIDFVRSMKDGHHGEIFYNGERVKDVTEHPAFRAAVRTVADYYDLHWKDEYKEYLKTYNPDVGEETSITFFRPRNKDDLRKLRIGISKIYDFYKGFFGRSPDYLNVWTMLFYAHAEDYFGKVFGSRMMENVIEIYKEAARQDLFYTHAIVAPMYDRSRPPSQWEDPYIQVGVVREDSEGLVVRGAALLSTAGPYSERLWYLPNIRRDSDPRYSVFFSLPTESKGVKFVSRRGFYPRDNLGEFEYPITSRYEEPDAIMVLDNVLIPWDRVIFYKKPEEIEGFMWHTVNLRGWFNWHFVIQHYSRTKFLAGLAIAIAEAVGINNFINVQEKLGEILIYLAMYEAGMVASEELGEQLDSIYRPNPQIAIAVSSMGMKALPRINEILRSISAGSSIPVPAGIRDFENPEERPLLEKYMASKGLPALERVKLFNVLWDTIGSETGIRYEQYDRFSRGDPTIRWAQMYTEVYRDKKHEFVKMVRDIMDQMPNPKA, encoded by the coding sequence TTGATCCGAAAGGGAATAGACTTCGTAAGGAGCATGAAGGATGGGCACCACGGAGAAATATTCTACAACGGAGAGAGAGTAAAAGACGTGACGGAGCACCCTGCCTTCAGGGCTGCGGTCCGCACTGTGGCGGACTACTACGACCTCCATTGGAAGGACGAGTACAAGGAATACCTCAAGACTTACAACCCTGACGTCGGGGAGGAAACCAGCATCACCTTCTTCAGGCCTAGGAATAAGGACGACCTCAGGAAGTTGAGGATTGGGATAAGTAAGATATATGACTTCTACAAGGGCTTCTTCGGGAGGAGCCCCGACTACCTCAACGTCTGGACCATGCTGTTCTACGCGCACGCCGAGGACTACTTCGGAAAGGTATTTGGAAGCAGGATGATGGAGAACGTCATCGAGATCTACAAGGAAGCGGCCAGGCAGGACCTGTTCTACACCCACGCTATAGTCGCTCCCATGTACGATAGGTCAAGACCACCTTCCCAGTGGGAAGACCCTTACATTCAAGTTGGAGTGGTCAGGGAGGACAGCGAGGGTTTAGTGGTCAGGGGTGCGGCGTTACTTTCAACGGCAGGTCCGTACTCTGAGAGGTTGTGGTACTTGCCCAACATAAGGAGGGACAGCGATCCGAGGTACTCCGTGTTCTTCTCCCTTCCGACGGAGAGTAAGGGCGTGAAGTTCGTATCCAGGAGGGGTTTCTACCCGAGAGATAACCTAGGAGAGTTTGAGTACCCTATAACCTCCAGGTATGAGGAACCAGACGCAATAATGGTCCTAGACAACGTCTTGATCCCTTGGGATAGGGTGATATTCTACAAGAAACCTGAAGAGATCGAAGGGTTCATGTGGCACACCGTTAACCTCAGGGGTTGGTTTAACTGGCACTTCGTAATCCAGCACTACTCCAGGACTAAGTTCCTAGCTGGACTTGCCATAGCCATAGCGGAGGCTGTAGGGATTAATAACTTCATAAACGTCCAGGAAAAGCTCGGAGAGATCCTCATATACCTAGCCATGTATGAGGCCGGGATGGTAGCCTCTGAGGAGCTGGGCGAACAGCTCGACAGCATTTACAGGCCCAACCCCCAGATAGCCATTGCGGTGAGCTCAATGGGGATGAAGGCATTGCCCAGGATAAACGAGATACTGAGGTCCATTAGCGCCGGTTCCTCCATCCCTGTCCCAGCTGGAATCAGGGACTTTGAGAACCCCGAGGAGAGGCCTCTCCTAGAGAAGTATATGGCCTCCAAGGGTCTGCCTGCCCTAGAAAGGGTGAAGCTGTTTAACGTGCTCTGGGACACCATTGGGTCGGAGACCGGGATAAGGTATGAGCAGTACGACAGGTTTAGTAGGGGTGACCCAACCATAAGGTGGGCACAGATGTACACTGAGGTCTACAGGGATAAGAAGCACGAATTCGTGAAGATGGTCAGGGACATCATGGATCAGATGCCAAACCCTAAAGCCTAG
- a CDS encoding fumarylacetoacetate hydrolase family protein — MKLVSFKVGEQVKFGVLEGGEIEVTEGFNGRRTGETLKLSDVSLTFPIYPTAIFCTLVNSPRMLGVESKEEARNMLGSPKFFIKLPQTVIGYRDTILAPRSGVRPEVEIGIVVKRPIKNASTQEVRDSILGYVAFNDVTAPGEMKEDMYYAYRRDPADGKVKRMAVRGSHFRNKNRDTFSPMGPFVVTTDEMSDISGLEMRSTYGNAVVQMGNSDELVYGAEELLRELSKVLTVPKFSLVTTGTIGYSNAEEASEYKLEAKEAVLSVEVEGLGRLENPVKVAER, encoded by the coding sequence ATGAAGCTAGTCTCTTTTAAGGTCGGAGAGCAGGTCAAGTTCGGGGTCCTGGAGGGTGGGGAAATAGAGGTGACTGAAGGCTTCAACGGGAGGAGGACAGGAGAGACTCTCAAGTTGAGCGACGTTTCCCTGACCTTCCCCATTTATCCTACTGCTATATTCTGTACCTTGGTCAACTCCCCCAGGATGTTGGGAGTTGAAAGTAAGGAGGAGGCCAGGAATATGCTAGGGTCCCCAAAGTTCTTCATCAAGCTACCGCAGACGGTCATAGGGTACAGGGACACGATACTAGCTCCAAGGTCTGGGGTCAGGCCTGAGGTAGAGATAGGGATAGTTGTGAAAAGACCCATCAAGAACGCCTCAACACAGGAGGTTAGGGACTCCATCTTGGGCTACGTAGCCTTCAACGATGTGACTGCACCCGGGGAGATGAAGGAGGACATGTACTACGCCTACAGGAGGGACCCAGCTGACGGAAAGGTCAAAAGGATGGCAGTGAGGGGTTCTCACTTTAGGAACAAGAACAGGGACACTTTCTCCCCCATGGGACCTTTCGTGGTCACTACAGATGAAATGAGTGACATCTCAGGGCTCGAGATGAGAAGTACCTACGGAAACGCCGTAGTACAAATGGGCAATAGCGACGAACTTGTGTACGGTGCGGAGGAACTTCTTAGGGAGTTGTCAAAGGTGCTCACTGTACCCAAGTTCAGCCTTGTCACAACTGGGACAATAGGTTACTCCAATGCGGAGGAGGCTTCGGAGTACAAGCTGGAGGCTAAGGAAGCAGTATTGAGTGTGGAGGTTGAGGGTTTGGGGAGGCTAGAAAACCCAGTGAAAGTGGCCGAGAGATGA
- a CDS encoding SDR family NAD(P)-dependent oxidoreductase: MLALVTGASKGIGKATVELLMKEGYEVVATSRSEPEVGHHRIKLDVSDRGKVEEVVRKVMEEIGEIDVLVNNAGFGVYGSFLETPVEEEEYMVKTNFLGPIYTTKMVYPHMAKRRMGSIVNVVSEAAYVNSPVLLVYSATKAALSSFTNGLWSEARKYGVKVSGVYPGPVKTNFSSHPSFKGREITPKYAVEPEAVARAILKGIRTGKREIYVPSKLRVDPYFLKLANVAQEITYRLVDKFSL; this comes from the coding sequence ATGTTAGCCTTAGTTACAGGGGCTTCCAAGGGTATAGGAAAGGCTACCGTGGAGCTCCTCATGAAGGAAGGGTATGAGGTAGTAGCGACTTCGAGGAGCGAACCTGAAGTGGGGCACCACAGGATCAAGTTGGACGTGAGCGACAGGGGTAAGGTTGAGGAGGTTGTCAGGAAGGTAATGGAGGAGATAGGGGAAATAGATGTACTGGTAAATAACGCAGGTTTCGGGGTTTACGGATCATTTCTGGAGACTCCTGTGGAAGAGGAGGAGTACATGGTCAAGACCAATTTCCTGGGTCCAATCTACACAACTAAGATGGTATACCCCCACATGGCAAAGAGAAGGATGGGTTCAATCGTCAACGTTGTCTCAGAGGCAGCATACGTTAACTCCCCGGTTTTACTTGTGTACTCTGCTACCAAGGCAGCTCTCTCAAGCTTCACCAACGGCCTATGGAGTGAAGCCAGGAAGTACGGAGTGAAAGTGTCCGGGGTCTACCCTGGACCGGTCAAGACGAACTTCAGCTCCCACCCCTCCTTTAAGGGTAGGGAGATTACCCCCAAGTACGCTGTGGAGCCAGAGGCAGTGGCGAGGGCAATACTGAAGGGAATTAGGACTGGGAAGAGAGAGATCTACGTCCCCTCCAAGTTAAGGGTAGACCCCTACTTCTTGAAGTTAGCCAACGTCGCGCAGGAGATAACCTACAGGTTAGTGGATAAGTTCTCTCTGTAA
- a CDS encoding TatD family hydrolase: MLYDAHCHCSGLKTDYDVFVASVSMDLKSSLETLKMGGKVLRGVGIHPWNAGNGELERVRALVEEADFIGEVGLDYRLSKADRETQVAYFNAFLDWPDKTVNVHALDSWEDSLNLLLRRGIRRAIFHWYTGPLHLIKDIEGAGYFISVNPSVTFQEKHQKVVSEAPMEILLTESDGGYVYRGRLLEPWMVRESISFISRAKGLEEREVERVIESNFKRAYNIVEV, from the coding sequence ATGCTCTACGACGCCCATTGTCACTGTTCAGGCCTTAAAACCGACTACGACGTGTTCGTGGCATCAGTGTCTATGGACCTCAAGTCGTCACTGGAAACGTTGAAGATGGGGGGTAAGGTCCTCAGGGGAGTTGGGATACACCCCTGGAATGCAGGAAATGGCGAGCTAGAGAGGGTAAGGGCCCTAGTGGAGGAGGCTGACTTCATAGGGGAGGTCGGTTTAGACTACAGGCTATCCAAGGCCGACAGGGAGACCCAGGTCGCGTACTTTAACGCGTTCTTGGACTGGCCAGATAAGACGGTGAACGTACACGCTCTAGACTCCTGGGAGGACTCCCTCAACCTACTGTTGAGGAGAGGGATAAGGAGAGCGATATTCCACTGGTACACAGGTCCCCTCCACTTGATTAAGGACATAGAGGGGGCTGGATACTTCATTTCGGTGAACCCTTCTGTAACGTTCCAGGAAAAACACCAGAAGGTGGTGAGCGAAGCCCCTATGGAGATCCTGCTGACAGAGAGCGATGGGGGTTACGTGTATAGGGGTAGGCTACTTGAGCCCTGGATGGTGAGGGAGTCCATATCCTTTATCTCGAGGGCGAAGGGGTTGGAGGAAAGGGAAGTGGAAAGGGTTATTGAGTCAAACTTTAAGAGGGCGTATAACATCGTGGAGGTATAG
- a CDS encoding extracellular solute-binding protein, protein MNKGLIIGIVVLIIIIVGVLAYVEVGMSHHVSPSKTTTNTTTSTPPTTSSTPLYIWVADAYTAEAQFLGSSYQNSTGISVPTPKGGGSFGLAREIASEGSNAQVTVFLPVALSAASSQYLGNYSSGWAIAFVADQLTIAYTNSSINNQYAKEALAYAKQAEAGNTSAWYDFFNVLSSGKVKVGISDPNTDPAGFRAWITLELAGYEYANNTFLFYNDMLKNSGNVTAANAAELVSPLEAGQINFLFIYKSAAIAKGLQYVQLPPQVNQGDPKYASLYSEFEYNLSTGPVKGSPIYLFITVPKNTNNPTEALNFVVYVVENSQALSKFGLLPLSPAILFNSTAVPQQIASLLAQGKLVEGGPI, encoded by the coding sequence ATGAACAAGGGTCTAATAATAGGAATAGTTGTATTGATAATAATTATAGTAGGCGTTTTAGCCTATGTAGAGGTTGGTATGAGCCACCACGTTTCCCCGAGTAAGACCACTACCAACACTACCACGTCCACCCCTCCAACTACGTCCTCTACCCCATTATACATCTGGGTAGCCGACGCATACACTGCCGAGGCGCAGTTCCTAGGTTCCTCCTATCAGAACTCCACTGGAATATCAGTCCCTACTCCTAAGGGCGGAGGGTCCTTCGGTCTAGCTAGGGAGATAGCGTCTGAGGGTAGCAACGCCCAAGTTACGGTTTTCCTGCCTGTGGCGCTCTCAGCAGCGTCCTCTCAGTACCTCGGGAACTACTCCTCAGGGTGGGCAATAGCCTTTGTCGCTGACCAGTTGACCATTGCCTACACGAACTCCAGCATTAACAACCAGTATGCTAAGGAAGCCCTCGCTTACGCTAAGCAAGCTGAGGCCGGTAACACCTCGGCTTGGTACGACTTCTTCAACGTGTTAAGTAGCGGAAAGGTAAAGGTAGGGATATCTGACCCAAACACAGACCCAGCTGGGTTCAGGGCTTGGATAACCCTGGAGTTGGCAGGTTACGAATACGCCAATAACACCTTTCTGTTCTACAATGACATGCTAAAGAACAGTGGAAACGTCACGGCTGCTAACGCAGCTGAGTTAGTATCCCCGCTCGAGGCTGGGCAGATCAACTTCCTCTTCATATACAAGTCAGCAGCGATCGCAAAGGGCCTCCAGTACGTGCAGTTGCCCCCACAAGTGAACCAAGGAGACCCCAAGTACGCCTCGCTCTACTCCGAGTTTGAGTACAACCTCTCCACTGGACCAGTGAAAGGATCTCCCATCTACTTGTTCATTACTGTCCCTAAGAACACCAATAACCCCACTGAGGCCTTGAACTTTGTGGTATACGTGGTGGAGAACTCCCAGGCCCTCTCAAAGTTCGGGCTCCTACCTCTCTCCCCAGCTATCCTGTTCAACTCCACAGCTGTTCCACAGCAGATAGCCTCATTACTGGCTCAAGGTAAACTAGTGGAAGGAGGTCCCATTTGA
- a CDS encoding ABC transporter permease translates to MNWVKVISVFSVLLLSAPVLFILIVGFTIFRSQQAFSSYFLDGVELSLLSSVVAGVLDVIAFTPLAYYLSRSRDPVVDALADVPASIPHPIVGVALVFLDGSFSPVGRFLQSIGINFFDTFQGLVAALVIVSAPIYVRGMRSYFDALPRSYERYAMGLGAGPLRTFIYVVLPESLRGVILSSLTSISRALSEFGSIAIIAYYVLGGPFKDVSPASIQIYNYYGYYGPQVAISASAVMILVGLVLLVGLKVLNFKIT, encoded by the coding sequence TTGAACTGGGTAAAGGTAATTTCCGTTTTTTCCGTTCTTCTCCTCTCAGCACCAGTGCTCTTCATCTTGATCGTCGGCTTCACAATTTTCAGGTCACAACAGGCCTTCTCGTCCTACTTCCTGGACGGGGTTGAGCTTTCCCTCCTATCCTCAGTTGTGGCTGGGGTGCTTGACGTAATAGCCTTCACTCCCCTAGCTTACTACCTATCTAGGAGTAGGGACCCTGTTGTAGATGCCCTAGCTGACGTCCCAGCTTCCATACCGCACCCCATTGTGGGTGTAGCCCTAGTGTTTCTAGACGGGAGCTTCTCACCAGTGGGCAGGTTTCTTCAGTCCATTGGGATAAACTTTTTCGACACCTTTCAGGGCCTAGTCGCAGCCCTTGTCATAGTCTCAGCCCCCATATACGTCAGGGGCATGAGGTCCTACTTTGACGCCTTACCTAGGTCCTACGAGAGGTACGCCATGGGCCTAGGCGCAGGGCCTCTAAGGACGTTCATTTACGTTGTGTTGCCCGAGTCGCTTAGGGGGGTAATACTCTCCAGTCTGACCAGCATTTCCAGGGCTTTAAGCGAGTTCGGCTCCATAGCTATCATAGCCTATTACGTCCTGGGGGGCCCATTCAAGGACGTCTCCCCAGCCTCTATCCAGATCTACAACTACTACGGCTACTACGGTCCTCAGGTTGCCATCTCGGCCTCAGCAGTCATGATCTTGGTCGGGTTAGTTTTATTGGTAGGTCTAAAGGTGTTAAACTTCAAGATCACCTGA
- a CDS encoding serine/threonine protein kinase: protein MVEIRNFIFPRYSEEIEEELLSLGINAAYSFGGTILGKLKVLGKGKTGVVVLTQEGLALKIRRTDSPKESLEMEAKMQVRAGEVAPKVMKYGKNFILMEYVEGRHLEYRESPGVIIDLLTKARRLEEVNLEHKEIVHPWKNVLVRGEETYILDYDSVSMKERAFNVNRVLNAFGFHELAKEYKRGGLSIQEVVSRIRSLF, encoded by the coding sequence CTGGTTGAAATAAGGAACTTCATCTTTCCTAGGTACAGCGAGGAAATAGAGGAGGAGCTACTCTCGCTCGGGATAAACGCAGCCTACTCCTTCGGTGGGACCATCCTGGGGAAGCTCAAGGTCCTCGGTAAGGGCAAGACTGGGGTCGTGGTTCTGACCCAGGAGGGGCTAGCCCTAAAGATAAGGCGCACCGACTCCCCCAAGGAGAGCCTCGAGATGGAGGCTAAGATGCAGGTAAGGGCTGGAGAAGTAGCCCCCAAGGTAATGAAGTACGGTAAAAACTTCATCCTCATGGAGTACGTGGAGGGGAGGCACTTGGAGTACAGGGAGAGCCCTGGGGTTATAATTGACCTACTCACGAAGGCGAGGAGACTTGAGGAGGTGAACTTGGAACACAAGGAGATCGTCCACCCTTGGAAGAACGTGCTCGTGAGGGGAGAGGAGACCTACATCCTAGACTACGACTCAGTCTCCATGAAGGAGAGGGCATTTAACGTCAACAGGGTGTTAAACGCCTTCGGTTTCCACGAACTGGCTAAGGAGTACAAAAGAGGGGGCTTATCCATCCAGGAGGTAGTGTCACGGATAAGGTCCCTGTTCTGA
- the cca gene encoding CCA tRNA nucleotidyltransferase → MTEEVQGILNEVLRRVKPGKDEERKLSSAADKVLNLLSGLDAEVHGSFRKGTWLKGDTDVDVFVFFPKEMGKEGIKDRGLALIHERLSKLNTRLAYAEHPYLIVEVDGVEIDVVPALRVDRGDQAITAVDRTPFHTKYVEGKLNEDGRDQVRILKRFLKGIGVYGAEIRVMGFSGYVSELLTIYYGSFLKVLEGSSKWRERNLIVLEGMEREFDSPLIIPDPVDPRRNAAAAVSLKSLSTFSIASRAFLRSPSLNFFFPRPPEGQEVQGEVIVTEVKLNEPYVDDVLWGQLRRTAEKVRNSLTSAGFKVMDIGICQGETVKILVQLETSKVGEFFLSQGPPFYLEQALSFVDANDKVWVGEDGRLYTLRRRKQLSPERVILESISLKYAHTVSQYTLQEAEGNCERSFLRKTPTWLK, encoded by the coding sequence ATGACCGAGGAAGTTCAAGGGATCCTTAACGAGGTCCTGAGGAGGGTAAAACCAGGGAAAGATGAGGAGAGGAAGCTGTCCTCAGCTGCGGACAAGGTATTAAACCTGCTCTCAGGCCTTGACGCTGAAGTCCACGGGTCTTTCAGGAAGGGGACCTGGCTGAAGGGGGACACTGACGTGGACGTCTTCGTGTTCTTCCCCAAGGAAATGGGGAAAGAGGGGATTAAGGACAGGGGGCTCGCCCTCATTCACGAGAGGCTCTCCAAACTGAACACCAGGTTAGCCTATGCTGAACACCCATACCTTATAGTGGAGGTGGACGGGGTGGAGATTGACGTGGTCCCCGCCCTGAGGGTGGATAGGGGAGACCAGGCAATTACCGCAGTGGACAGGACACCATTCCACACTAAGTATGTTGAGGGGAAACTCAACGAGGACGGGAGGGATCAGGTCAGGATACTCAAGAGGTTCCTGAAGGGGATAGGGGTCTACGGGGCTGAGATAAGGGTCATGGGGTTCTCAGGTTACGTGTCCGAGCTCCTGACAATATACTACGGCTCCTTCCTTAAGGTCCTAGAGGGCAGTTCCAAGTGGAGGGAGAGGAACCTCATAGTCCTGGAGGGGATGGAGAGGGAATTCGACTCCCCTCTGATTATCCCAGACCCTGTTGACCCAAGGAGGAACGCTGCAGCGGCCGTGTCCCTAAAGTCGCTCTCGACATTCTCCATAGCCTCTAGGGCTTTCCTGAGGAGCCCGAGCCTTAACTTCTTCTTTCCAAGGCCTCCTGAGGGCCAAGAGGTACAGGGGGAGGTAATAGTGACTGAGGTCAAGCTAAACGAGCCCTATGTGGACGACGTGCTCTGGGGCCAGCTTAGGAGGACAGCTGAGAAAGTCAGGAACTCCCTGACCTCAGCCGGTTTTAAGGTCATGGATATAGGTATCTGTCAAGGTGAAACCGTAAAGATCTTGGTACAGTTGGAGACATCTAAGGTTGGGGAGTTCTTCCTCTCCCAAGGACCTCCCTTCTACCTAGAGCAGGCCCTCTCCTTCGTGGACGCCAACGATAAGGTCTGGGTTGGAGAGGACGGGAGGCTATACACCCTGAGGAGGAGGAAACAGCTCAGCCCCGAGAGGGTTATCCTGGAATCCATCTCCCTTAAATACGCCCACACGGTATCCCAATACACACTCCAAGAGGCGGAGGGCAATTGCGAGAGGTCCTTCCTAAGGAAAACGCCGACCTGGTTGAAATAA
- the thpR gene encoding RNA 2',3'-cyclic phosphodiesterase, whose product MRLFVGIPVEDSPWLREALSLVERTGVDIKLVEPQNVHVTLAFLGEVPEGKVGLVKESLEELSFSPFKMAFRGMGAFPSISRPRVVWIGITEGSNEIRRMRNSLVKSLSMRRVRVEEEQFVPHVTLGRIKGPRGVQNLALLVEQMSDRDFGEQEVREVVLFKSTLTPKGPIYEEVHRRLAEERGAK is encoded by the coding sequence GTGAGGTTATTCGTGGGTATACCAGTGGAGGACTCACCGTGGCTCAGGGAAGCGCTCTCCCTAGTGGAGAGGACGGGGGTAGACATCAAGTTGGTTGAACCCCAAAATGTCCACGTGACCTTAGCCTTCCTAGGTGAGGTCCCTGAGGGTAAAGTAGGACTGGTCAAGGAGAGCCTTGAGGAGCTAAGTTTCAGCCCCTTCAAGATGGCTTTCAGGGGGATGGGGGCTTTCCCCAGCATTTCCAGACCTAGGGTAGTGTGGATAGGGATAACTGAGGGCTCAAACGAAATTAGGAGGATGAGGAACTCACTGGTTAAATCCCTGTCCATGAGGAGGGTCAGGGTTGAGGAGGAGCAGTTCGTCCCGCACGTCACCCTAGGGAGGATAAAGGGGCCTAGGGGCGTCCAAAACTTAGCCCTCCTGGTGGAGCAGATGTCCGACCGGGACTTCGGTGAACAGGAGGTCAGGGAAGTCGTCCTCTTCAAGAGCACCCTCACACCCAAGGGGCCGATATACGAGGAGGTACACAGAAGGCTAGCAGAGGAAAGAGGAGCGAAATGA
- a CDS encoding AAA family ATPase: protein MKVILITGMPGSGKSLLSSLLKEKGFRVIVMSDSVRKRFEREARHGERLMDYAKRMREIYGDGIVARLSIEELRGTEDRVAFDGVRNLAEVEEFSRLGNPILIAVHSPPNVRYERLMKRLRADDSSRVEDLRRRDMEEISLGIGGVIAMADYVVVNDGTEEDFKRRVAELMGKIG, encoded by the coding sequence ATTAAAGTCATTCTCATAACTGGTATGCCAGGTTCAGGGAAGTCCCTCCTCTCATCCCTCCTAAAGGAGAAGGGGTTCAGAGTAATCGTCATGAGCGACTCAGTAAGGAAGAGGTTCGAGAGGGAGGCTAGACACGGCGAGAGGTTGATGGACTACGCCAAGAGGATGAGGGAAATTTACGGAGACGGAATAGTAGCCAGGCTAAGCATTGAGGAACTGAGGGGGACGGAGGACAGGGTGGCCTTCGACGGGGTGAGGAACCTGGCTGAAGTTGAGGAGTTCTCAAGGCTAGGGAACCCAATACTCATAGCTGTCCACTCCCCCCCAAACGTCAGGTACGAGAGGCTGATGAAGAGGTTGAGGGCAGACGACTCCAGTAGGGTGGAGGACCTGAGGAGGAGAGACATGGAGGAGATATCCCTGGGGATAGGGGGTGTAATAGCCATGGCGGACTACGTGGTGGTAAACGATGGGACTGAGGAGGACTTTAAGAGGAGAGTAGCTGAGCTAATGGGGAAGATAGGTTGA
- a CDS encoding RNA-binding domain-containing protein, translated as MTRVVVTAELRPSEDEDKVRVAMFNFFTPEAVKVEEGKYSLLVAESRTLSSLSKLHRGLREERILDAARRYLRRGLQGDRLQFMLHKQAATVGRITFVDSESESPLGPITFTLFHRDLEAVVDWLAPRTARGRPLWENPMPED; from the coding sequence TTGACTAGGGTAGTGGTCACGGCAGAGCTAAGGCCTTCAGAGGACGAGGACAAGGTAAGGGTAGCTATGTTTAACTTCTTCACGCCTGAGGCAGTCAAGGTGGAGGAGGGGAAGTACAGCCTCCTAGTAGCTGAGTCTAGGACCTTGAGTAGTCTGTCGAAGTTGCACAGGGGTTTAAGGGAGGAGAGGATACTGGACGCGGCCAGGAGGTACCTCAGGAGAGGGCTCCAGGGCGACAGGCTACAGTTCATGTTGCACAAGCAGGCTGCGACAGTGGGGAGGATCACGTTCGTGGACAGCGAGAGTGAGTCCCCCCTAGGGCCGATAACCTTCACCTTGTTCCACAGGGACTTGGAGGCTGTGGTGGACTGGTTAGCCCCCAGGACTGCCAGGGGCAGGCCCCTCTGGGAGAACCCTATGCCTGAAGACTGA